In the genome of Rhodamnia argentea isolate NSW1041297 chromosome 3, ASM2092103v1, whole genome shotgun sequence, one region contains:
- the LOC115726414 gene encoding LOW QUALITY PROTEIN: sugar transport protein 1-like (The sequence of the model RefSeq protein was modified relative to this genomic sequence to represent the inferred CDS: inserted 1 base in 1 codon) produces the protein MPAVGVVVPGDGREYPGXLTPYVLVTCIVGAMGGLIFGYDIGISGGVTSMPPFLKRFFPSVYRKQQGEKTTNQYCQYDSETLTMFTSSLYLAALLSSLVASTVTRRWGRKPSMLLGGILFCAGALLNGFAHAVWMLIVGRILLGFGIGFANQSVPLYLSEMAPYKYRGALNIGFQLSITVGILVANVLNYFFAKIKGGWGWRLSLGGAVVPALIVTFGSLVLPDTPNSMIERGEREAAKAELRKIRGVENVDEEFDDLIAASEESKRVEHPWLNLLQRKYRPHLSMAILIPFFQQLTGMNVFMFYAPVLFNTLGFTNNASLMSAVITGLVNVGATWVSIFAADRAGRRALFLEGGTQMLICQVVVAIAIGAKFGVDGNPGELPKWYAGIVVAFICLFVAGFAWSWGPLGWLVPSEIFPLEIRSAAQSINVSVNMIFTFMVAQIFLSMLCHMKFGLFLFFAFFVLAMSIFIYFFLPETKGIPIEEMGMVWRKHWYWSRFVGDDEVPIGRIEMGEGGQTPKGV, from the exons ATGCCTGCGGTGGGAGTCGTCGTCCCCGGTGACGGCCGGGAGTACCCGG AGCTCACGCCGTATGTGCTGGTAACGTGCATCGTCGGGGCGATGGGCGGCCTGATCTTCGGCTATGATATCGGGATCTCCG GTGGGGTTACGTCGATGCCGCCGTTCTTGAAGAGGTTTTTCCCATCGGTGTACAGGAAACAGCAAGGCGAGAAGACAACGAACCAGTACTGCCAGTACGACAGCGAGACCCTCACCATGTTCACCTCGTCCCTCTACTTGGCGGCGCTCCTGTCGTCGCTGGTGGCTTCGACTGTGACCAGGAGGTGGGGGAGGAAGCCGTCCATGCTCTTGGGCGGGATCCTCTTCTGCGCCGGCGCTCTCCTCAACGGGTTCGCCCATGCCGTGTGGATGCTCATCGTCGGTCGCATCCTCCTTGGTTTCGGTATCGGATTCGCCAATCAG TCTGTGCCTCTCTACCTCTCTGAGATGGCCCCTTACAAGTACAGAGGAGCTCTCAACATAGGGTTCCAGTTATCCATCACGGTCGGAATCCTGGTGGCCAATGTCCTCAACTACTTCTTCGCGAAGATCAAGGGCGGCTGGGGTTGGCGGCTCAGCCTCGGTGGCGCCGTGGTCCCCGCCCTCATCGTCACCTTCGGGTCCCTCGTCCTCCCCGATACCCCTAACTCGATGATAGAGCGGGGCGAGCGGGAGGCTGCCAAGGCGGAGCTGAGGAAGATCCGCGGCGTTGAGAATGTTGATGAGGAGTTTGACGACCTGATAGCGGCGAGCGAGGAATCGAAGCGGGTGGAGCACCCGTGGCTGAACCTCTTGCAGAGGAAGTACAGGCCTCACCTCAGCATGGCGATACTGATTCCCTTCTTCCAGCAGCTCACCGGGATGAATGTGTTTATGTTCTACGCCCCCGTCTTGTTCAACACCCTGGGGTTTACGAACAACGCCTCCCTCATGTCCGCCGTGATCACGGGGCTCGTCAATGTCGGCGCTACGTGGGTCTCCATCTTCGCCGCTGATAGAGCGGGTAGGAGAGCCCTTTTCCTAGAGGGTGGTACTCAAATGCTGATCTGCCAG GTTGTTGTTGCCATTGCAATTGGTGCGAAATTCGGAGTGGACGGTAATCCGGGCGAGTTGCCCAAGTGGTACGCGGGCATCGTGGTGGCTTTCATCTGCCTCTTCGTCGCCGGGTTTGCGTGGTCGTGGGGGCCGCTCGGGTGGCTCGTGCCGAGCGAGATCTTCCCCTTGGAGATCCGGTCAGCCGCCCAGAGCATAAACGTCTCGGTCAACATGATCTTCACGTTCATGGTGGCTCAGATCTTCCTCAGCATGCTGTGCCACATGAAGTTCGGGTTGTTCTTGTTCTTCGCCTTCTTTGTGCTTGCCATGTCCATATTCATCTACTTCTTCTTGCCCGAGACCAAAGGCATTCCGATCGAAGAGATGGGCATGGTGTGGAGGAAGCACTGGTATTGGTCTAGATTCGTGGGCGACGACGAGGTTCCTATCGGGCGGATCGAGATGGGCGAAGGCGGACAGACCCCGAAAGGTGTATGA
- the LOC115726408 gene encoding pentatricopeptide repeat-containing protein At5g46460, mitochondrial → MSHPSPSAAEEGVVMISFRATFPSLRRTRTRSFPSSWLGSCGTSAQLCKRFFNRASYAARDGPAVSAHLRNGDPDGTREVLGTFRFPDVRSVTKMIAGRSQNGRLGDALKLFYETPVRDSICWSTMIKGCLDCGDLMKAQELFDKMPEPNVVSWTVMIDGFSRFGQVERAEKFFEQMPIVDLTAWNTMLHGYCENARVYDAVKLFEQIPSRDVVSWTSMIGGLDQNGKCEEALVVFKRMFESGIAPNASTLTCALSACANALSFPLGVQIHCHVFKSGFCLSVFVCASLITFYAKCKRIEKSTQVFNEAVSRNVVICTALLTGYGSNGRHEDGLKVFSDMIRKSVLPNQSSFVSALNSCCGLESLDRGKEVHAPAVKQKLGCDVFVGNSLIVMYNKCGVIDDAVAVFKRIRKKNIVTWNAIVCGCAQHGRGMWAMELFSQMIRGLVQPDEITLTGLLSSCNHSGMLQKGRCLFRYFSENTSIELKHEHYACMVDVLGRYGKLEEAEDLVRNMPLKANSIVWLALLSSCRMHSNIDLAERATNYILELEPHCSAAYVLLSNLYASANRWGEVSRLRVTMRDRGIVKQLGSSWVTIKGQKHLFLPGDKSHPLSENIYWKLDWLKMKLKELGHVPDKRFSLHDVEDEQKEELLFYHSERLAVAFALISTVEGSTVTVMKNLRICGDCHSAIKLIAKIVDREIVVRDSSRFHHFRSGICSCGDYW, encoded by the coding sequence ATGTCTCATCCTTCTCCTTCGGCAGCAGAGGAGGGCGTCGTCATGATCAGTTTTCGCGCCACCTTTCCAAGTCTCAGACGCACCCGCACACGTTCATTCCCTTCTTCATGGCTCGGTTCATGCGGAACCTCCGCCCAACTCTGCAAGCGCTTCTTTAATCGCGCGAGCTACGCGGCTCGGGACGGCCCCGCAGTCTCTGCACACCTTAGGAACGGGGACCCAGATGGAACTCGGGAGGTTCTGGGCACGTTTCGATTCCCGGATGTTCGTTCGGTCACGAAGATGATCGCGGGTCGCTCGCAAAACGGCCGCCTTGGCGACGCCCTGAAACTGTTCTACGAAACGCCGGTGAGGGACTCAATTTGTTGGAGCACGATGATCAAAGGCTGCTTAGACTGCGGGGACTTGATGAAGGCACAAGAGCTGTTCGATAAAATGCCCGAACCCAATGTTGTTTCGTGGACCGTGATGATAGATGGGTTCTCTCGATTTGGACAAGTTGAGCGGGCAGAGAAATTTTTCGAGCAGATGCCCATAGTAGATCTTACTGCATGGAATACGATGCTTCACGGGTATTGTGAGAATGCGAGGGTGTATGATGCGGTAAAGCTGTTTGAGCAAATTCCTTCTCGAGATGTCGTTTCATGGACTTCAATGATTGGCGGGCTTGACCAAAATGGGAAGTGTGAGGAAGCTCTAGTTGTTTTTAAGAGAATGTTTGAGTCTGGTATCGCACCGAATGCAAGCACTTTGACATGTGCATTGAGTGCCTGTGCAAATGCATTGTCTTTTCCTCTTGGTGTGCAGATTCATTGTCATGTTTTCAAGTCAGGATTCTGCCTTAGTGTATTTGTATGTGCTTCCCTCATCACATTCTACGCTAAATGTAAGCGAATTGAGAAATCAACCCAAGTCTTCAATGAAGCAGTGTCTAGGAATGTGGTCATATGCACAGCTCTTTTGACTGGTTATGGCTCGAATGGTAGGCATGAAGATGGCCTTAAGGTGTTCAGTGACATGATAAGAAAAAGTGTTCTTCCTAATCAATCTTCTTTTGTAAGTGCTTTAAATTCTTGCTGTGGTTTAGAGTCTCTAGATCGAGGTAAGGAGGTCCATGCGCCAGCTGTTAAGCAGAAATTGGGGTGTGATGTTTTTGTTGGCAATTCTCTTATAGTCATGTATAATAAGTGTGGAGTCATTGATGATGCTGTTGCAGTGTTCAAAAGAATCAGGAAGAAGAACATCGTAACATGGAATGCTATTGTTTGTGGGTGTGCACAACATGGCCGAGGCATGTGGGCCATGGAGCTGTTTAGCCAAATGATACGTGGACTGGTACAACCAGATGAGATCACACTCACAGGATTGCTTTCTTCCTGTAATCATTCTGGGATGCTACAGAAGGGGAGATGCTTGTTCCGATACTTTAGTGAAAACACTTCCATTGAATTGAAGCACGAGCATTATGCATGCATGGTGGATGTCCTCGGACGATATGGGAAGCTAGAGGAAGCAGAAGATCTTGTAAGAAACATGCCCCTTAAAGCTAACTCCATAGTGTGGCTTGCTTTGCTTAGTTCTTGCAGGATGCATTCTAACATAGATTTGGCAGAGAGAGCTACAAACTATATTCTTGAGCTAGAACCGCACTGCAGTGCTGCTTATGTTTTATTGTCCAATTTATACGCTTCTGCTAATAGGTGGGGTGAAGTCTCGAGATTGAGAGTGACTATGAGGGATAGAGGGATTGTGAAGCAACTAGGTAGCAGTTGGGTTACCATAAAGGGGCAAAAGCATTTATTTCTTCCCGGAGATAAATCCCACCCTTTGAGTGAAAACATCTATTGGAAGCTGGATTGGTTGAAAATGAAGTTGAAGGAATTGGGTCATGTTCCAGATAAGAGGTTCTCTCTCCATGATGTGGAAGACGAACAGAAGGAAGAGTTGTTATTCTACCATAGCGAAAGGCTTGCTGTTGCATTTGCATTGATTAGTACTGTTGAAGGCAGTACAGTAACTGTAATGAAGAATCTTCGTATCTGTGGGGATTGTCATTCTGCgattaaacttattgcaaagATTGTTGATCGGGAGATAGTTGTGAGAGATTCCAGCCGCTTTCATCATTTTAGGAGTGGCATTTGCTCTTGTGGGGATTATTGGTAG
- the LOC115730782 gene encoding uncharacterized protein LOC115730782: MGEDEEEEAEEEAGEAHRRSLQEQSFRESSADPNPTCEEAIESISSVASLSRSIKVFAVKWQLIRSKLVEISSALAVSDESAELSGTVREAMATVRECRGLAEKCVARSYGGKLLMQSNLDMVLTKLHCHVKDLSGLRKAGSFPQGYAIVVSKPRFGACKEDMRFYVEDLLTRMKIEEDPEIRRQALASLHDAASEDEKFVKVVMGVGEIIHLLVSFLDSLEMEVQEEAARVLSVVAGFDSCNGAVIMAGIVAPLVRVLECGGEVGKELSARCLMKLTTNSENAWRVSAHGGVTALLRICSSNTDFAKAELICSACGVLRNLARVLEIKRFMLEEGVISVLLRLARSRDEAVQISSIEFLQDFVSGDDFLRRMVIGEGGFHALLRLLNPPSSSSSSSKALEVAFRAIEDLCFSSETGLKIMLNHGFAEVVVRYLRDREASVQELAFKVAFKLTKTSSDDAKRALGDAGFMLEIVRFLDAKSHGVREMAAESLSSMVSIPRNRKRFAQDEQSVEFLMHLIETDADHSGRRKFLLSALTSLTSCSSGRKKIANSGYLKAIERLAEDEVSDAKRLVRKLSTNKFRSVLGGLWHS, translated from the coding sequence ATGggggaagacgaagaagaagaagcagaagaagaagctggAGAGGCTCACAGACGATCACTCCAAGAACAGAGCTTCCGAGAATCATCGGCGGACCCGAACCCCACCTGCGAAGAGGCCATCGAGTCGATTTCTTCGGTGGCCTCCCTGTCTCGCTCGATCAAGGTCTTCGCAGTGAAATGGCAGCTCATTCGGAGCAAGCTCGTGGAGATATCTTCTGCGCTGGCCGTCTCCGACGAGAGCGCTGAGCTTTCCGGCACGGTTCGAGAAGCGATGGCCACGGTCAGGGAGTGCCGTGGCCTTGCTGAGAAATGCGTGGCTCGTTCCTACGGTGGGAAGCTGTTGATGCAGAGCAATTTGGACATGGTCTTGACGAAGCTGCATTGCCATGTCAAGGATCTCTCTGGGTTGCGCAAAGCTGGTTCTTTTCCTCAGGGGTATGCCATTGTTGTCTCCAAGCCGAGGTTCGGGGCTTGTAAGGAGGACATGAGGTTTTACGTTGAGGATTTGTTGACGAGGATGAAGATTGAGGAAGACCCAGAAATAAGGAGGCAAGCTCTGGCTAGTTTGCACGATGCTGCGAGTGAAGATGAGAAGTTCGTGAAGGTGGTCATGGGAGTTGGGGAGATCATTCACCTCCTGGTCAGCTTTCTTGATTCTCTGGAGATGGAAGTTCAAGAAGAGGCTGCGAGAGTGCTCTCGGTGGTTGCAGGGTTTGATTCATGCAATGGTGCGGTGATAATGGCAGGGATTGTGGCTCCACTGGTTAGGGTTTTGGAATGCGGTGGCGAAGTGGGCAAAGAACTGTCTGCaaggtgtttgatgaaattgacTACTAATTCAGAGAATGCGTGGAGGGTCTCCGCTCATGGCGGTGTCACAGCTCTGTTGAGAATATGTTCTTCCAACACCGACTTCGCCAAGGCAGAGTTGATTTGCTCTGCCTGTGGGGTGCTGCGGAATCTCGCCCGAGTTTTGGAGATCAAGAGGTTTATGCTTGAAGAAGGCGTGATCTCAGTGCTCCTCAGGCTAGCAAGGTCTAGAGATGAGGCCGTGCAGATTAGCTCAATCGAGTTCCTGCAAGATTTTGTCTCGGGGGATGATTTCTTGAGGCGAATGGTCATCGGAGAAGGCGGATTCCATGCTTTATTGCGCCTCCTCAATCCgccatcatcgtcttcatcgtCTTCCAAAGCGCTGGAGGTAGCTTTCAGGGCAATTGAGGATCTCTGTTTCTCTTCCGAGACCGGCCTCAAAATAATGCTGAACCACGGGTTCGCGGAAGTCGTGGTCCGCTACCTCCGAGACCGCGAGGCCTCGGTCCAAGAACTGGCCTTCAAGGTGGCATTCAAGCTGACCAAGACATCATCGGACGATGCTAAAAGGGCACTAGGCGACGCCGGCTTCATGTTGGAGATCGTCCGGTTCCTCGACGCGAAATCACACGGGGTCCGCGAAATGGCGGCCGAGTCGCTCTCTAGCATGGTCTCGATCCCGAGGAACAGGAAGAGGTTCGCTCAGGACGAGCAGAGCGTGGAATTTCTGATGCATTTGATCGAGACGGATGCGGATCATTCGGGTCGGAGGAAGTTCTTGCTATCTGCATTGACGTCGTTGACGAGCTGCAGCAGTGGAAGGAAGAAGATTGCCAATTCTGGGTATCTGAAGGCCATAGAGAGGCTGGCAGAGGATGAGGTTTCTGATGCAAAGAGACTCGTGAGGAAGCTGTCCACGAACAAATTCCGCAGTGTGTTGGGTGGACTTTGGCATTCTTGA
- the LOC115730784 gene encoding LOW QUALITY PROTEIN: external alternative NAD(P)H-ubiquinone oxidoreductase B2, mitochondrial (The sequence of the model RefSeq protein was modified relative to this genomic sequence to represent the inferred CDS: deleted 1 base in 1 codon) — protein MRNSTLLDRLSRAFHDHPSLSKLVVLFTVSGGGLVAYAEANSGAQAIVPVEAESKRKRVVVLGTGWAGTSFLRNIKNSSYDVQVISPRNYFAFTPLLPSVTCGTVEARSIVEPIRKIVQKKNMDIRFSEAECVKIDAENKKVYCRTNNGTNLNGKEEFVVNFDYLVIAIGARSNTFNIPGVEENCKFLKEVEDAQEIRRSVIDCFERASLPNLSDEERRRILHFVVVGGGPSGVEFAAELHDFVNEDLVKLYPRVEELVNITLLEAADHILNMFDKRITQFAETKFRRDGINLKTGSMVVKVTDKEISTKEKTGETSSIPYGMAVWSTGIGQRPVVRDFMKQVGQANRRALATDEWLRVEGCDSIYALGDCATINQRKVMEDIAAIFSKADKDNSGTLTAKEAREVIADICERYPQVELYLKNKKLGDIVDLLKESKGDVKKEAIELDIAEFTSALSQVDSQMKNLPATAQVAAQQGSYLADCFNRMEQCEKNPEGPLRFRGEGRHRFRPFRYKHLGQFAPLGGEQTAAQLPGDWVSIGHSSQWLWYSVYASKQVSWRTRMLVISDWTRRFIWGRDSSRI, from the exons ATGAGGAACTCGACGCTGCTGGACAGGCTCTCTCGCGCTTTCCACGACCACCCCTCGCTTTCCAAGCTCGTCGTCCTCTTCACCGTCAG TGGAGGAGGGCTTGTGGCATATGCTGAGGCAAACTCAGGTGCACAAGCAATTGTACCGGTAGAAGCAGAGAGCAAAAGGAAGAGGGTGGTGGTTCTCGGAACTGGCTGGGCTGGAACGTCTTTTTTACGGAATATTAAGAATTCCTCCTATGATGTCCAGGTCATATCACCTCGTAATTACTTTGCATTTACCCCTCTGTTGCCGAGTGTTACTTGTGGTACAGTGGAAGCTCGTAGCATTGTTGAACCGATTCGGAAGATTGTTCAGAAG AAAAATATGGACATTCGTTTCTCGGAGGCCGAGTGTGTCAAGATTgatgcagaaaataaaaaggtcTACTGTCGAACTAATAACGGAACCAATTTgaatggaaaagaggaatttgTTGTC AACTTTGACTATCTCGTTATAGCCATTGGTGCCCGGTCCAACACATTTAATATTCCTGGGGTAGAGGAGAACTGCAAGTTCTTGAAG GAAGTAGAGGATGCTCAAGAGATTCGAAGAAGTGTCATCGACTGTTTTGAAAGAGCAAGCCTACCAAACTTAAGTGATGAAGAGCGAAGAAGAATTCttcattttgttgttgttggtggtggCCCATCAGGTGTGGAGTTTGCTGCAGAGCTTCATGACTTTGTGAATGAGGATTTAGTGAAATTGTATCCACGGGTGGAGGAGTTAGTGAATATAACACTTCTGGAGGCAGCTGATCATATCTTGAACAT GTTTGACAAAAGAATCACACAATTTGCTGAGACCAAGTTccgaagagatggaatcaatCTAAAGACAGGGTCAATGGTTGTGAAAGTAACTGATAAGGAAATTTCTACCAAAGAGAAGACTGGAGAAACATCTTCTATTCCTTATGGTATGGCTGTCTGGTCAACTGGTATTGGGCAGCGCCCTGTAGTCAGAGATTTCATGAAGCAAGTTGGACAG GCCAACAGACGTGCTCTGGCAACTGATGAATGGCTTCGTGTCGAGGGATGTGATAGCATATATGCACTCGGTGATTGTGCTACAATTAATCAGCGAAAAGTCATG GAAGATATTGCGGCTATATTTAGTAAGGCAGATAAGGACAATTCCGGGACGCTGACTGCAAAAGAAGCTCGTGAGGTCATTGCTGACATTTGTGAGAGATACCCTCAGGTGGAGCTGTACCTGAAGAATAAGAAATTGGGGGACATTGTTGATCTGTTAAAGGAATCGAAGGGGGATGTCAAGAAGGAAGCAATTGAATTAGACATTGCTGAATTTACGTCGGCTCTTTCCCAGGTGGATTCTCAGATGAAAAATCTTCCAGCAACAGCCCAG GTTGCAGCACAGCAAGGTTCCTATCTAGCTGATTGTTTTAACCGGATGGAGCAGTGTGAGAAAAATCCAGAAGGTCCTCTCCGGTTCAGAGGAGAGGGTCGCCATCGGTTCCGTCCTTTTAG GTACAAGCATTTAGGACAATTTGCTCCTCTGGGAGGAGAACAGACAGCAGCACAACTTCCAGGTGATTGGGTCTCAATTGGCCACAGTAGTCAATGGCTCTGGTATTCCGTCTAtgcaag CAAGCAAGTTAGCTGGCGCACGAGGATGTTGGTGATATCAGATTGGACAAGGCGTTTCATTTGGGGGAGGGATTCGAGCCGTATCTAA
- the LOC115726403 gene encoding disease resistance protein RGA2-like gives MTYSFVNKLDVVGRESDKEKMIEILMQSDRKNLSVIPIVGIGGMGKTALAKLVYNDDSVKEQFESRLWVCMPEDFGLKKTIEGIIKDATGQSSSNLDIQQLQTSLRYIIKDKKFLLVLDDVWSNDRSRWEELKALLTEGASGSKIIVTTRSSKVASITGTHPAHNLRGLSHEDSMALFKKWAFDQKEKHPRPDLLEMGDDIVKKCQGVPLLVKTLGSLPYTKEEVRYWVHIRDSEVWKSVEEERDLLPVLKLSYDHLPSHLKRCFATFSLFPRGFEFHSVHLDDLWMALGLVSSTTEKEDFGVEYVKELWKRSLIQEVDESESVLTFKVHDLVHSLATIVARNDCSVVGLDTEEISEGARYISFSSDSLEDISNFEGVPPFLRKPTSKRLRAIILPLHVNDRVITREFARTCLSKCSHLWYLHLRNGSLEELPSSICNLKQLRSLNLSENKRLKKLPDTICELQSLLYLYLDGCSELGELPKNMDRLINLILLSATTKQKSLQESGIQYLENLQILGLYGCQNLRALFEGTSRWTCLHVLEIHNCRGPISLPFAELVALQTLRIDDCKLVLTKENKSNFPLNLRTLSISRFEQVMELLQCLDKSTCTLETFAVYDCPCFTVVPEWLPNHTRLIFIRLIRCPNLSFMPQGIQSLNALKELRVEDCGESSERCRPTTGEHWPKIAHIPRILLDCIKVQWTED, from the coding sequence ATGACTTACTCTTTCGTAAACAAGTTGGATGTCGTCGGAAGAGAAAGTGATAAGGAAAAGATGATTGAGATATTAATGCAATCAGATCGGAAAAACCTCTCGGTGATTCCCATTGTCGGAATAGGAGGTATGGGCAAGACGGCCCTAGCTAAATTAGTTTATAACGACGACAGTGTGAAAGAGCAATTCGAATCACGACTATGGGTGTGCATGCCTGAGGACTTTGGTTTAAAGAAAACTATCGAAGGAATCATCAAAGATGCAACTGGTCAAAGCTCGAGTAACCTTGACATTCAGCAATTGCAAACCTCTTTGCGATACATCATCAAAGACAAGAAATTTCTACTAGTCTTGGATGACGTATGGAGCAATGACCGCAGTAGATGGGAAGAATTGAAAGCTTTGCTAACCGAAGGAGCGAGTGGAAGCAAGATAATTGTGACAACGCGCAGTTCAAAAGTCGCTTCTATAACGGGTACCCATCCGGCACATAATCTAAGAGGTCTTTCTCACGAAGACTCCATGGCCTTGTTCAAAAAATGGGCTTTcgaccaaaaggaaaagcacCCACGTCCCGATCTCCTTGAGATGGGAGATGACATTGTCAAAAAATGTCAAGGAGTTCCTCTCCTTGTGAAAACTTTGGGGAGTCTACCGTACACGAAGGAGGAAGTACGATATTGGGTCCATATAAGAGATAGCGAGGTATGGAAGTCagtggaagaagaaagggaCCTTCTACCGGTACTTAAGCTCAGCTATGATCATTTACCGTCCCACTTGAAACGTTGTTTTGCCACATTTTCGCTTTTCCCCAGAGGGTTTGAATTTCATAGCGTTCATTTAGATGACTTATGGATGGCTTTAGGACTCGTTAGTTCAACAACGGAAAAAGAAGACTTCGGTGTTGAGTACGTCAAAGAGTTGTGGAAGAGATCTTTGATCCAAGAAGTCGACGAGTCCGAATCAGTATTGACTTTTAAAGTGCACGATCTAGTCCATTCCCTTGCAACGATTGTGGCACGAAATGATTGCTCCGTTGTTGGCTTAGACACTGAAGAGATTTCGGAAGGAGCTCGTTACATTTCGTTCTCTAGCGATTCTTTAGAGGATATCTCAAATTTTGAAGGAGTCCCACCTTTTTTGAGAAAGCCAACTTCAAAGAGGCTTCGTGCAATTATACTTCCACTCCATGTTAATGATCGAGTTATTACTAGAGAATTTGCTAGAACATGCCTCTCCAAGTGTAGCCATTTATGGTATCTGCACTTAAGAAATGGTAGTCTTGAGGAGCTGCCAAGTTCCATATGCAACTTGAAGCAATTGAGGTCGTTAAATCTCTCTGAGAACAAGCGCTTGAAGAAGCTTCCGGATACCATTTGCGAGCTGCAGAGTTTGCTATACTTATATCTTGATGGTTGCTCAGAGCTTGGCGAATTACCCAAAAATATGGATAGGCTCATCAATCTCATATTGCTATCTGCAACAACAAAGCAAAAGAGTCTGCAAGAAAGTGGGATACAATACCTAGAAAATCTGCAAATTTTGGGACTCTATGGATGCCAAAATCTACGAGCCTTGTTTGAAGGCACTTCCCGGTGGACTTGCCTTCATGTGTTGGAAATTCATAATTGTAGAGGACCAATATCTCTGCCTTTTGCTGAATTGGTTGCCCTACAGACCTTGAGGATTGATGATTGCAAGCTCGTGTTGACCAAGGAGAACAAGTCCAACTTTCCTTTGAATCTTCGTACTCTTTCAATATCAAGGTTTGAACAAGTGATGGAGTTGCTCCAATGTCTCGATAAGTCTACTTGCACTTTGGAGACCTTCGCTGTCTATGATTGCCCATGCTTCACTGTTGTACCTGAATGGCTGCCCAATCATACACGTCTCATATTCATTCGCTTGATCCGAtgtcccaatttgtcatttatgcCGCAAGGAATCCAATCCCTCAATGCCCTCAAAGAATTACGTGTCGAAGATTGTGGTGAATCGAGCGAGAGATGTCGACCAACAACCGGCGAGCATTGGCCCAAAATCGCTCACATTCCTCGAATCCTACTTGATTGTATAAAAGTACAATGGACGGAGGATTAG